A part of Astyanax mexicanus isolate ESR-SI-001 chromosome 2, AstMex3_surface, whole genome shotgun sequence genomic DNA contains:
- the LOC103040430 gene encoding nuclear cap-binding protein subunit 1, whose amino-acid sequence MSRRRHSDENDGGQPHKRRRTSEPIEIEDRLESLICRVGEKSTSSLESNLEGLAGVLEADLPNFKNKILRILCAVARLLPEKLTVYTTLVGLLNARNYNFGGEFVEAMIRQLKETLKSNLYTEAVYLVRFLSDLVNCHVIAAPSMVAMFENFVSVTQEEDIPQVRSDWYVFAVLSCLPWVGKELYEKKDVEMDRLLNQIDGYLKRRQKTHVPMLQVWTAEKPHPQEEYLDCLWAQVQKLKKDRWQERHILRPYIAFDSVLCEALQHNLPPFTPPAHSDDAVYPMPRVIFRMFDYTDAPEGPVMPGSHSVERFVIEENLHCIIKSHWRERKTCAAQLLSYPGKNKIPLNYHIVEVIFGELFQLPSPPHIDVMYTALLIELCKLQPGSLPQVLAQATEMMYMRLDTMNTSCIDRFISWFSHHLSNFQFRWSWEDWADCLTVDLDKPKPKFVKEVLEKSMRLSYHQRIVDIVPASFSALIPAEPLFQYKYDDESKSSLPGYPMAITVSNAIKNRASNEELLTILKEVPNPNQEDDDDEGDGFNPLKIDVFLQTLLHLAAKSFSHSFSALAKFHEVLKALTETDEGKLHILKVVYEAWRNHPQMIAVLVDKMIRTQIVDCAAVANWIFSPDMAHDFTRFYMWEILHSTIRKMNKHVQKIQKELEEAKDKLEKQQHKKQKDSGDEEDMEKNNSEDEDGQLEEQIEKLQEKVESAQSEQKNLFLVIFQRFIMLLTEHLVRCETASMDINTCWYKNCIERLQQIFLMHHVTIQQYVGTLENLLFTAELDHHILAVYQQFCALQL is encoded by the exons ATGTCTAGGAGAAGGCACAGCGACGAGAACGACG GAGGTCAGCCTCACAAAAGGAGGAGGACATCTGAGCCAATTGAAATCGAGGACCGACTAGAATCACTGATATGCAGAGTTGGAGAAAAG AGTACCTCCTCCTTGGAGAGCAATTTGGAAGGCCTTGCAGGTGTCCTGGAAGCAGATCTGCCCAATTTCAAAAACAAAATCCTGCGCATCTTGTGTGCCGT AGCAAGACTTTTGCCAGAGAAACTGACTGTGTACACTACACTGGTGGGCCTTTTAAATGCACGGAACTATAACTTTGGTGGGGAGTTTGTTGAGGCCATGATCAGGCAGCTTAAGGAGACACTGAAGTCCAACCTCTACACTGAAGCGGTTTACTTG gtgCGTTTTCTTAGCGACCTGGTGAACTGCCATGTCATTGCTGCTCCTTCTATGGTTGCCATGTTTGAAAACTTTGTTAGTGTCACCCAGGAGGAAGACATACCACAG GTGCGATCGGACTGGTACGTGTTTGCTGTGCTGTCCTGTTTACCCTGGGTTGGAAAGGAGCTCTATGAGAAGAAGGATGTGGAGATGGATCGCCTGCTTAACCAGATTGATGGCTATCTAAA GAGGCGACAGAAGACCCATGTGCCAATGCTGCAGGTTTGGACAGCAGAGAAGCCACACCCTCAAGAAGAG TATCTGGACTGTCTGTGGGCTCAAGTGCAGAAGCTGAAGAAGGATCGCTGGCAAGAGAGACACATCCTGAGGCCGTACATTGCCTTTGACAGCGTGCTCTGCGAGGCTCTGCAGCACAACCTGCCTCCCTTCACCCCGCCAGCCCATTCTGACGATGCTGTCTACCCTATGCCTCGCGTCATCTTTCGCATGTTTGACTACACCGATGCTCCTGAG GGCCCTGTCATGCCTGGCAGTCACTCTGTGGAGAGGTTTGTGATTGAAGAGAACCTACACTGCATCATCAAATCTCactggagagagaggaagacctg TGCTGCTCAGTTGCTGAGTTATCCTGGCAAAAACAAGATTCCTCTAAACTATCATATTGTTGAG GTGATCTTTGGTGAGCTATTCCAGCTGCCTTCTCCTCCTCATATTGATGTCATGTACACGGCTTTACTGATTGAGCTCTGTAAGCTGCAGCCTGGATCATTACCCCAAGTT CTTGCTCAAGCTACAGAAATGATGTACATGAGACTGGACACAATGAACACATCATGCATAGACCG GTTTATCAGTTGGTTCTCTCATCATCTGAGCAACTTTCAGTTCAGATGGAGCTGGGAAGACTG GGCTGATTGTTTAACGGTGGACCTTGACAAACCCAAGCCCAAATTTGTCAAAGAAGTGTTGGAGAAATCCATGAG ACTCTCTTATCACCAACGGATCGTAGACATCGTGCCTGCTAGTTTTTCTGCTCTAATCCCAGCTGAACCACTGTTCCAGTATAAATACGATGATGAGAGCAAGA GTTCCTTGCCTGGTTATCCGATGGCAATAACTGTATCCAATGCTATCAAAAACCGGGCTTCAAATGAGGAGCTTCTCACCATTTTGAAAGAAGTTCCCAATCCCAACCAGGAGGACGATGATG ATGAAGGAGATGGCTTCAACCCTCTGAAAATAGATGTGTTCCTGCAGACTCTGCTACATCTGGCTGCCAAGTCTTTCAGTCACTCGTTCAGTGCCCTTGCCAA GTTCCATGAAGTGCTAAAAGCTCTGACTGAAACTGATGAGGGAAAGCTGCACATTCTTAAAGTGGTTTATGAGGCCTGGAGGAATCACCCACAG ATGATCGCAGTGCTGGTGGACAAGATGATTCGCACTCAGATAGTTGACTGTGCTGCTGTGGCAAACTGGATCTTCTCCCCTGACATGGCTCATGATTTTACCAG GTTTTACATGTGGGAGATTCTTCATTCCACTATCCGGAAGATGAACAAACATGTCCAGAAGATCCAAAAGGAGCTTGAGGAGGCCAAGGACAAactggagaaacagcagcacaaAAAG CAGAAGGACAGTGGTGATGAAGAGGACATGGAGAAGAACAACAGTGAGGACGAGGATGGACAGCTGGAGGAGCAGATTGAGAAGCTACAGGAGAAAGTGGAGTCAGCTCAGAGTGAACAGAAGAACCTCTTCCTTGTCATCTTTCAG cGTTTTATCATGCTGCTGACGGAGCACTTAGTTCGCTGTGAGACGGCAAGCATGGACATAAACACCTGCTGGTATAAGAATTGCATTGAGCGGCTGCAGCAGATCTTTCTTATG CATCATGTGACCATTCAGCAGTATGTGGGAACCCTGGAGAACCTGCTTTTCACAGCTGAATTGGACCACCATATCCTGGCTGTGTACCAGCAGTTCTGTGCTCTGCAGCTTTGA